A window of Costertonia aggregata contains these coding sequences:
- a CDS encoding RNA polymerase sigma factor, translating into MKDHLSALVQKANLGDREALEQVLLKIKDLVYNLSLKMLLFPEDAKDATQEILIKVVTHLSTFNHKSQFKTWVYRIATNYLLNHKGKRSKEFAMPFKDYTDLIDLGHSNEVRYTKNEGELSLLEEEVKVSCTQGLLLCLNEIDRMVYILTDILGFNGVEGSEILGISSENYRQKLSRSRAKVRSFLNNKCGLVNPENPCRCTKKIDFLIDQKIVNPKDLRFAHFSDRSIDLVGRIDDLEKSVAIYRSTPNFPAPEELLEEIKTTLKIN; encoded by the coding sequence CAGAGAAGCACTTGAACAGGTATTATTGAAAATTAAGGATCTGGTTTATAACCTTTCCCTTAAAATGCTGTTATTTCCCGAGGATGCAAAAGATGCGACCCAAGAAATATTGATTAAAGTGGTCACTCATCTCAGCACCTTTAACCATAAAAGCCAATTCAAAACATGGGTTTACAGAATAGCAACAAATTACTTGCTCAATCATAAGGGAAAACGCTCAAAAGAATTTGCAATGCCTTTTAAGGATTATACTGACTTGATCGATTTGGGGCATTCCAATGAGGTGCGATATACCAAGAATGAAGGCGAGCTTTCGCTTTTGGAAGAAGAGGTAAAAGTAAGCTGTACACAAGGTTTATTACTCTGTTTGAACGAAATCGATAGAATGGTTTACATTTTGACAGACATTCTAGGATTCAATGGTGTAGAGGGCTCGGAAATCTTAGGTATTTCTTCTGAAAATTACAGGCAGAAACTATCACGTTCAAGAGCAAAAGTTAGAAGTTTCCTCAATAACAAATGCGGTCTAGTAAATCCTGAAAATCCTTGTCGTTGTACTAAAAAAATAGATTTTTTGATAGACCAGAAAATCGTCAATCCCAAAGATTTGCGTTTTGCACATTTTTCAGACCGAAGTATCGATTTGGTAGGCCGAATAGACGATTTGGAAAAATCAGTCGCTATCTATCGTTCTACACCAAATTTTCCCGCGCCCGAAGAACTATTGGAGGAAATCAAAACCACTCTAAAAATCAATTGA